A region of Emys orbicularis isolate rEmyOrb1 chromosome 20, rEmyOrb1.hap1, whole genome shotgun sequence DNA encodes the following proteins:
- the IGFLR1 gene encoding IGF-like family receptor 1 has protein sequence MLLPLLLCLLPSALLPPVASTRARNSMSKKCSHLQYWHQKAQACVPCETGLANHVPLHGLEFTVNCGMRDTGGRFATPSQECPSKSFNDGRFLLCQPCSQCPPGTELSPCTRLQDARCCPPGQRRGPDGRCRPRCCFPAEQCHPALLANIDCNRTAEAPGAESPASLPPCWPGASPRSSTWLRSSEVPGGSGHAPGSASAPTSGTPGGPESCSDTAGYGGYVAVLVLLLLLLLAGAFALIVWTQRGWCPHQASSPMAKPHLLLHPQSAEETSGTIAPTTGHAGLWGAPLQHLLDDADVLEELIMLLDPEGKAGGGTRHLAARYGLSATWIDYAYSLRSTRSPLRATLETVAARQPDATLGQLAGLLAAMGRKDALQVLEGVQVGV, from the exons atgctgctgcccctgctgctctgcctcctgcccagtgccctgctgccccccgtcGCCTCCACGAGGGCCCGGAACTCCATGTCCAAGAAGTGCAGCCACCTGCAGTACTGGCACCAGAAGGCCCAGGCCTGCGTCCCCTGTGAGACCGGCCTCGCAAACCATGTCCCACTGCACG GATTGGAGTTCACTGTGAACTGCGGCATGAGGGACACAGGCGGCCGCTTCGCAACTCCCAGCCAGGAGTGTCCCTCCAAATCCTTCAACGATGGGCGATtcctgctgtgccagccctgctcccagtgcccACCCGGCACcgagctcagcccctgcacccgcCTGCAGGATGCCCGATGCTGCCCCCCCGG GCAGCGGCGGGGGCCGGATGGGAGGTGCCGGCCTCGGTGCTGCTTCCCTGCCGAGCAGTGTCACCCTGCGCTCCTGGCTAACATCGACTGCAACAGAACAGCGGAG GCTCCCGGTGCCGAgtctcctgcctccctccccccgtgctGGCCTGGGGCCTCCCCTAGGTCCTCCACTTGGCTTCGGTCTTCAGAGGTACCGGGGGGCTCTGGCCACGCCCCAGGCTCTGCTTCGGCCCCCACCTCTGGGACCCCTGGAGGGCCCGAATCCTGCAGCGACACGGCAG GCTACGGTGGTTATGTCGCtgttctggtgctgctgctgctgctgctgctggctggggccTTCGCTCTCATTGTCTGGACACAGCGTGGCTGGTGCCCCCACCAGG cctccagccccaTGGCTAAGCCCCATCTGCTGCTTCACCCCCAGAGTGCAGAGGAGACATCTGGCACCATAGCACCCACCACTGGCCATGCAG GCCTGTGGGGGGCACCACTGCAGCACCTGCTGGACGACGCGGACGTGCTGGAGGAGCTGATCATGCTGCTGGACCCCGAGGGCAAGGCTGGGGGGGGCACCCGGCACCTGGCCGCCCGCTACGGCCTCTCAGCCACCTGGATTGACTATGCCTATTCCCTGCGCAGCACACGCAGCCCCCTGCGTGCCACCCTAGAGACAGTGGCTGCTCGCCAGCCCGATGCCACACTAGGGCAGCTGGCCGGGCTGCTGGCTGCCATGGGGCGCAAGGATGCCCTACAGGTGCtggaaggggtgcaggtgggggtgtga